One region of Parerythrobacter jejuensis genomic DNA includes:
- a CDS encoding helix-turn-helix transcriptional regulator, translating into MAKGTWPFIAMMAANSGNNWSRNFGSDGPFGADGPFGPGGPFGGGGRRNRRRGRMFGSGELRLTLLMLIGDESRHGYELIKAIGEMTGGEYEPSPGAVYPTLALLADEGVIKEAKAKGKGDDARKAFEVTKAGKEELAEREDEIADIIARLTAMQGGDEPKGAPELFRAMGNLAGVLKNRYRSGGFKQDDVEEIVDLIDELAKKIERL; encoded by the coding sequence ATGGCCAAAGGTACCTGGCCCTTCATCGCCATGATGGCCGCCAATTCGGGCAACAACTGGTCACGCAATTTCGGGTCGGACGGCCCGTTTGGCGCGGATGGCCCCTTTGGCCCGGGCGGGCCGTTCGGCGGCGGAGGCAGACGCAATCGTAGGCGTGGCCGCATGTTCGGCTCGGGCGAGTTGCGGCTGACCCTGCTGATGCTGATCGGCGACGAATCGCGCCATGGTTATGAACTGATCAAGGCGATTGGGGAAATGACCGGCGGTGAATATGAACCAAGCCCGGGCGCAGTCTACCCGACGCTGGCTTTGCTGGCCGATGAAGGCGTGATCAAGGAAGCCAAGGCCAAGGGCAAAGGTGACGATGCCCGCAAGGCCTTCGAAGTCACCAAGGCCGGCAAGGAAGAGCTGGCAGAGCGTGAGGACGAGATCGCAGATATCATCGCTCGGCTGACCGCGATGCAGGGTGGTGACGAGCCCAAGGGCGCACCAGAACTGTTCCGCGCGATGGGCAACCTCGCCGGCGTTTTGAAGAACCGTTATCGCAGTGGCGGTTTCAAGCAGGACGATGTCGAAGAGATTGTCGACCTGATCGACGAGCTGGCCAAGAAGATCGAGCGGCTCTGA